A genomic region of [Eubacterium] eligens ATCC 27750 contains the following coding sequences:
- a CDS encoding Cof-type HAD-IIB family hydrolase, translating into MIKIAFFDIDGTLLKMGCKEPTDKTVKALNSLHQNGILLCMATGRGYLSIPEFKDITFDVLLTFNGSYVMAGEKIIFRNPLNNNDKHQIIQNLNKMNRAAAISNEHFIVTNGTDEHLEEYFKFGNETLTIADNFDELCKEDIYQIMCACRKEEYAQILQGTENTQITAWWDKAADIIPLNCGKGNAVNAVLNYYGLSKDEAIAFGDGRNDIEMLEAVGTGVAMGNAIDEVKARADVICKSVEEDGVYHYCLEKKLIKC; encoded by the coding sequence ATGATTAAAATAGCATTTTTCGATATAGATGGAACATTGTTGAAAATGGGATGTAAAGAACCGACAGATAAAACAGTTAAAGCGTTAAATTCTCTTCACCAGAATGGAATATTGCTTTGTATGGCAACTGGCAGAGGCTATCTTTCAATCCCTGAATTCAAAGATATTACATTTGATGTGCTGCTTACATTTAATGGTTCATATGTAATGGCTGGAGAAAAGATTATTTTCAGAAATCCCCTGAATAATAATGATAAACATCAAATAATTCAAAATCTTAATAAAATGAACAGAGCAGCTGCAATCAGCAATGAGCATTTTATTGTTACTAATGGCACAGATGAGCATCTGGAAGAGTACTTTAAATTTGGAAATGAAACATTGACAATTGCAGATAATTTCGATGAGTTATGTAAAGAAGATATTTATCAGATTATGTGTGCGTGCAGAAAAGAAGAATACGCCCAGATACTGCAAGGAACTGAAAATACCCAGATAACTGCATGGTGGGATAAAGCAGCAGATATAATTCCATTAAATTGTGGTAAGGGAAATGCTGTAAATGCAGTGCTTAATTATTATGGATTATCGAAAGATGAGGCGATTGCTTTTGGTGATGGTAGAAATGATATTGAAATGTTAGAAGCTGTTGGTACAGGAGTGGCCATGGGGAATGCCATTGATGAAGTCAAAGCAAGAGCAGATGTCATATGTAAATCCGTTGAAGAAGACGGAGTGTATCATTACTGTCTGGAGAAAAAACTCATTAAATGCTGA
- the sstT gene encoding serine/threonine transporter SstT, whose product MKKLLDKWISISLIKRIIGGLALGIILGLLVPKASGIALFGSVFVGALKAIAPLLVFVLVISSLCHSGKSHGGVIKTVIILYMFSTILASVIAVFTSKLFPVTLTLTEGFEEMSSPGSIGDVFNSLLMNIVENPITSLTKANYVGILAWAVVIGIACRHAKESTKDMLVDISNGLSKVVTWIINFAPFGIMGLVFDTVSNNGMSVFKEYGKLLMLLVGTMLFIYFVTNPILVFWCTHKNPYPLVFRCLKKSALTAFFTRSSAANIPINMKECEDMGLDRDTYSVTIPLGATINMDGAAITITVMTLAAANTLGITVDIPSAILLSILAALSACGASGVAGGSLLLIPMACSLFGIPNDVAMQVVGIGFIIGVIQDSVETALNSSSDLLLSASAEFRQWRKEGREITY is encoded by the coding sequence ATGAAAAAATTATTAGACAAATGGATTAGTATTAGTCTCATTAAAAGAATTATTGGAGGACTGGCACTTGGTATTATTCTTGGCCTGCTCGTTCCAAAGGCTTCCGGCATTGCTCTTTTCGGAAGCGTTTTCGTTGGCGCACTTAAGGCTATCGCACCGCTTCTTGTTTTCGTGCTTGTCATAAGTTCTTTATGTCATTCAGGAAAAAGTCATGGCGGCGTTATTAAAACCGTAATTATTCTGTACATGTTCAGTACTATTCTTGCCTCTGTAATCGCAGTATTTACAAGCAAATTATTTCCGGTTACACTCACTCTGACAGAGGGCTTTGAAGAAATGTCATCACCGGGAAGTATTGGTGATGTATTTAACTCCCTGCTCATGAATATTGTTGAGAATCCTATTACTTCTCTTACTAAAGCTAACTATGTAGGTATTCTTGCATGGGCTGTTGTTATCGGTATTGCATGTAGACATGCCAAGGAATCTACTAAAGATATGCTTGTAGATATCTCTAATGGTCTTTCCAAGGTTGTTACCTGGATTATTAATTTTGCTCCATTTGGTATTATGGGACTTGTATTTGATACTGTGTCAAACAATGGTATGTCAGTATTTAAGGAATATGGAAAGCTTCTTATGCTTCTCGTTGGTACTATGCTTTTTATCTATTTCGTTACCAACCCGATTCTTGTTTTCTGGTGTACACACAAGAATCCCTATCCACTTGTATTCAGATGTTTAAAAAAGAGCGCACTCACTGCATTTTTCACAAGAAGCTCCGCTGCCAATATTCCTATTAATATGAAGGAATGTGAGGATATGGGACTCGACAGGGATACTTACTCTGTAACTATTCCGCTCGGTGCAACTATTAACATGGATGGTGCTGCAATAACTATCACTGTTATGACACTTGCCGCAGCCAATACTTTAGGTATTACTGTTGATATTCCAAGCGCAATTCTTTTAAGTATTCTTGCAGCGCTTTCTGCCTGTGGTGCTTCTGGTGTTGCCGGTGGTTCACTCCTGCTTATACCTATGGCATGCTCATTATTTGGTATTCCTAATGATGTTGCAATGCAGGTTGTCGGAATTGGCTTCATCATCGGTGTTATTCAGGATTCTGTTGAAACTGCACTTAACTCATCATCTGACCTTTTACTTTCTGCTTCTGCTGAATTCAGACAGTGGAGAAAAGAAGGCAGGGAGATTACATATTAA
- a CDS encoding amidohydrolase family protein — MNIIDSHIHICRCINGFGNSGEMQAIGGGYASYADGTIFQMIPECLGEYDVTPEAVLKVMDEAGVSKAVMLQGNFLGPQNLYTYEAAKKYPDRLAAAATYDPFCRNVDSIRKHLFEDLGIKIVKFEVSTGSGLMSYHPTIPLDGDVIEEMLSYAEMHNNTVVFDIGRYPAECWQPEALARAIKRHPDTQFVVCHLLAPRGLVQENVWLKGMEALTLDNVVFDLASLPSNQGKDATYPYPDAIHYIKRAIELVGSDRLMWGSDLPMNLCKDSYRHLIDYIVLSNEISTPDKENIMAATAAKVYFK; from the coding sequence ATGAACATAATTGACTCACACATTCATATATGCCGCTGCATCAATGGATTTGGAAACAGCGGAGAAATGCAGGCTATAGGCGGAGGTTACGCAAGCTACGCTGATGGAACTATATTCCAGATGATACCAGAGTGTCTCGGTGAATATGATGTAACTCCGGAAGCGGTTCTTAAGGTTATGGATGAAGCTGGTGTTTCCAAGGCTGTTATGCTTCAGGGCAATTTCTTAGGACCGCAGAATCTCTACACTTATGAGGCTGCAAAGAAATATCCTGACCGTCTTGCTGCAGCAGCCACTTATGACCCATTCTGCAGAAATGTTGATTCTATACGGAAGCATTTGTTTGAAGACCTCGGAATTAAGATTGTAAAATTCGAAGTAAGTACCGGAAGCGGTCTTATGAGTTACCATCCTACTATTCCCCTTGATGGTGATGTTATTGAGGAAATGCTGTCATATGCTGAAATGCATAATAATACTGTTGTGTTCGATATTGGACGCTACCCTGCCGAGTGCTGGCAGCCGGAAGCCCTCGCCCGCGCAATTAAGAGACACCCTGACACGCAGTTTGTTGTGTGCCATCTACTTGCCCCAAGAGGTCTTGTTCAGGAAAATGTCTGGCTTAAAGGAATGGAGGCACTCACGCTTGACAATGTTGTATTCGACCTTGCAAGCCTTCCTTCTAATCAGGGTAAAGACGCCACATACCCTTATCCTGACGCAATCCATTATATTAAACGCGCCATCGAACTTGTCGGAAGCGACCGACTTATGTGGGGAAGTGACCTGCCTATGAATCTGTGCAAGGACAGCTACAGACACCTTATTGATTACATTGTCTTAAGCAATGAAATATCAACACCCGACAAGGAAAATATCATGGCTGCTACTGCAGCTAAAGTATATTTCAAATAA
- a CDS encoding DUF4097 family beta strand repeat-containing protein — protein sequence MKKRIYLSIIYFITLICIIIGVLGNVFNISPFTRMTMASSGKYIENSSIYDNVSDISVDMNLGSVEIKKGSKLEVIYTGAEKFKPAVSVSGTSLNIEQHVKVHLMTNIKNSDCTLTITIPDNICLNSIQADLNMGDMDVNNIHASSADFSVDMGSLKIVDSAVKNLTADNNMGDIKLTNCGSDALNLSVDMGSLKISGMDIDKYRANLSVDLGDIKVNDSTYSHSYTNNAGSGKSINADVNMGDIKINR from the coding sequence ATGAAGAAACGAATTTATCTGTCAATTATATATTTTATTACACTTATATGCATAATTATTGGCGTTCTTGGTAATGTATTTAACATTTCTCCTTTTACACGCATGACTATGGCATCCAGTGGCAAATATATTGAAAATTCTTCTATTTATGATAATGTGTCAGACATATCTGTTGATATGAATCTTGGCAGTGTTGAGATTAAGAAAGGCAGCAAGCTTGAAGTTATCTATACAGGTGCTGAAAAGTTTAAACCTGCTGTATCTGTTTCTGGAACTTCATTAAATATTGAACAGCATGTAAAAGTACATCTTATGACTAATATCAAAAACTCAGACTGCACACTTACAATTACTATTCCTGACAATATCTGTCTTAATTCTATTCAGGCTGACCTTAATATGGGTGATATGGATGTTAACAATATACATGCTTCTTCTGCTGATTTCTCTGTTGATATGGGTTCTCTTAAGATCGTTGATTCTGCCGTTAAGAATTTAACTGCTGATAACAATATGGGCGATATTAAGCTTACCAATTGCGGCAGTGATGCTCTTAACCTTTCCGTTGATATGGGCTCACTGAAAATAAGCGGTATGGATATTGATAAATACCGTGCTAATCTCTCTGTAGACTTAGGCGACATTAAGGTTAATGATTCTACTTATTCTCACAGCTATACTAATAATGCCGGCAGCGGTAAAAGTATAAACGCTGATGTTAATATGGGTGATATTAAGATTAACAGGTAA
- a CDS encoding permease prefix domain 1-containing protein, producing the protein MDTIKSYLETMFANLPATAEVLKAKDELWGMMEDKYNELISEGKSENEAVGTVISEFGNLDELAETLGLNRQSSAPVDNRRTLTQEEARSFVSAGSRHAFLTALGVFLCIFSVVPVAACSAIHNNFIETMGTVALFIIAACGVGIFIITNSLMSKYNYIKKHECIIDYATVGYVQDKKDQLRNISIVCRTLGIIMCIISFVPAAVFDAIPVQGLDDIGGAAMICIVSVGVFLIVFGSMVETSCKTLLALNGDNVAGSYVKKENKEVRYINNTATTIMSVFWPTVTCIYLSVSFITFAWALTWVIWPVAAVIHAIFKSILKDDSREV; encoded by the coding sequence ATGGATACTATTAAAAGTTATCTTGAAACTATGTTTGCCAATCTCCCCGCAACAGCAGAAGTTTTAAAGGCTAAAGATGAACTGTGGGGCATGATGGAGGACAAATATAATGAACTTATCAGTGAAGGTAAAAGCGAGAATGAGGCTGTAGGTACTGTTATCTCAGAATTCGGCAATCTTGACGAACTCGCAGAAACTCTCGGACTTAACAGACAGTCTTCTGCTCCTGTTGATAACAGACGCACTTTAACACAGGAGGAAGCCAGAAGCTTTGTAAGTGCCGGCAGCCGACATGCATTTCTGACTGCATTAGGAGTTTTCTTATGTATTTTCTCAGTAGTTCCAGTGGCAGCCTGCAGTGCAATTCATAATAATTTTATTGAGACAATGGGCACAGTTGCTCTGTTTATTATAGCAGCCTGCGGTGTTGGCATATTTATAATAACCAATTCTTTAATGAGTAAATACAACTATATTAAGAAACATGAATGTATCATCGATTATGCCACTGTCGGATATGTGCAGGATAAGAAGGATCAGCTTCGTAACATTTCTATTGTGTGCCGCACCCTGGGAATTATAATGTGTATCATTAGCTTTGTCCCTGCCGCTGTTTTTGATGCAATCCCAGTACAGGGACTTGACGATATCGGCGGTGCAGCAATGATCTGTATAGTAAGTGTCGGCGTATTCCTTATTGTTTTCGGTTCAATGGTTGAGACTTCATGTAAGACTTTACTTGCTCTTAATGGTGACAATGTAGCAGGCAGCTATGTTAAGAAGGAGAATAAAGAAGTCAGATATATTAACAATACTGCAACAACTATTATGTCTGTTTTCTGGCCTACAGTTACATGTATATATCTGTCAGTCAGTTTCATCACATTTGCATGGGCTTTAACATGGGTTATATGGCCTGTTGCGGCTGTAATACATGCTATATTTAAGAGTATACTTAAAGACGATTCCAGGGAGGTGTAA
- the rplM gene encoding 50S ribosomal protein L13, producing MKTYMASASTIERKWYVVDAADYTLGRLASQVAAVLRGKNKPTYTPFLDCGDNVIVINADKVKVTGKKLDQKVYYSHSDYVGGLKETTLKEMMEKKPEKVIELAVKGMLPKGPLGRQMFTKLHVYAGPDHEQAAQKPEVLKF from the coding sequence ATGAAAACTTATATGGCTAGTGCATCTACAATCGAGAGAAAATGGTATGTAGTAGATGCTGCAGATTATACATTAGGTCGTTTAGCATCACAGGTTGCTGCTGTGTTAAGAGGAAAGAATAAGCCAACTTACACACCATTCCTTGACTGTGGTGACAACGTTATCGTAATTAACGCTGATAAGGTTAAGGTTACAGGAAAGAAGCTTGACCAGAAGGTTTATTACAGCCACTCAGACTATGTTGGTGGTTTAAAGGAAACAACACTTAAGGAAATGATGGAAAAGAAGCCTGAGAAGGTTATCGAGCTTGCTGTTAAGGGAATGCTTCCAAAGGGACCTTTAGGACGTCAGATGTTCACAAAGCTTCATGTTTATGCTGGTCCAGATCATGAGCAGGCAGCTCAGAAGCCAGAAGTATTAAAGTTTTAA
- a CDS encoding AraC family transcriptional regulator, which produces MYHFINDNFLTDIATVPPSYKMKHFHEHNKWELMFIYSGSCTLYVGDEIYMLNPGGLALISPDTAHMTTYLAGSDHTRYVLYFNNDELKWIADDSSLDIESIFHEHPVIHIPERRLDYISSIIQKISYEHNGVDSLSLSFIHSYFHELILFILRCQMYEDNVITKMDTGNELIQKVIEYIIENYHNDITMAATAELFNMSESSLSKKFKAFTGFRFREYLINVRTHAAADLLVNTSLSITEIADKCGFADSNTMGGTFKKIMGEAPGSYRKSH; this is translated from the coding sequence ATGTACCATTTTATTAATGACAATTTCCTCACGGATATTGCTACTGTGCCACCATCTTATAAGATGAAACATTTTCATGAACATAACAAATGGGAGTTGATGTTTATATATTCTGGTTCCTGCACCCTTTATGTAGGTGATGAAATATATATGTTAAATCCGGGCGGACTTGCTCTTATTTCACCAGATACAGCCCATATGACTACTTACCTTGCAGGAAGTGACCATACAAGATATGTGCTATATTTTAATAATGATGAATTAAAGTGGATTGCTGATGATTCTTCTCTGGATATAGAAAGCATTTTTCATGAACATCCTGTTATCCATATACCAGAAAGACGACTTGATTATATATCATCAATTATCCAGAAGATTTCTTATGAACACAATGGTGTAGATAGTCTGTCTTTATCTTTCATACATTCTTATTTTCATGAACTTATACTTTTTATTCTGCGTTGTCAGATGTACGAAGATAATGTTATTACGAAAATGGATACAGGTAATGAACTTATCCAGAAGGTTATTGAATATATTATCGAGAATTATCATAATGACATAACTATGGCTGCTACCGCCGAACTTTTTAATATGAGTGAATCGAGCCTTTCCAAGAAATTTAAGGCTTTTACAGGCTTCAGGTTCAGAGAGTATCTTATTAATGTAAGAACGCACGCAGCAGCAGACCTTTTAGTCAACACCAGCCTCTCTATTACTGAGATTGCTGACAAATGCGGTTTCGCCGACAGTAATACTATGGGCGGAACATTTAAAAAAATCATGGGCGAAGCGCCCGGAAGCTACAGAAAGAGCCACTAA
- a CDS encoding FAD:protein FMN transferase has translation MKYNIRKYILAGITAILAAAVLTACGGSKPEKDDTVQSTQEIFAMDTYMSLTAYGSNSEEAVSKAVQEINRLDAMFSVGNEDSDVTKINENGSGEVLEETAFIMNRAMQVSKETKGAFDITIYQVMELWGFTTKNYRVPESSEIADVLKHVSYTNVEVNGQQVTLSDGASIDLGGIAKGYTSSRVIQIMKDCGIEHAIINLGGNVQVLGTKTDGSDWRIAIQNPDSESSYLGVLSTADKAVITSGGYERYFEQDGQVYHHIIDPQTGYPSESDLTSVTIVCSDGTTADALSTALFVMGLDGAKELYRSGSLDFEMILYDGSKVYMSEGIADSFSTNMNTEIITRQP, from the coding sequence ATGAAATATAATATCAGAAAATATATATTGGCAGGAATTACAGCAATTCTTGCAGCGGCTGTTTTGACGGCATGTGGTGGCAGTAAGCCAGAGAAGGACGATACAGTCCAGAGTACACAGGAAATATTTGCAATGGATACATATATGTCGCTTACTGCATATGGCAGCAATTCAGAGGAAGCAGTAAGTAAAGCAGTTCAGGAGATTAACCGGCTTGATGCAATGTTTTCGGTAGGAAATGAGGACAGTGATGTTACTAAGATAAATGAAAATGGAAGCGGTGAAGTATTGGAAGAAACCGCATTTATAATGAACAGGGCAATGCAGGTATCTAAAGAAACTAAAGGTGCTTTCGATATTACGATATACCAGGTTATGGAGCTGTGGGGATTTACCACCAAGAATTACAGAGTGCCTGAAAGCAGCGAGATTGCGGATGTACTTAAGCATGTTTCTTATACAAATGTGGAGGTTAACGGGCAGCAGGTGACATTGTCAGATGGTGCAAGCATTGACCTTGGAGGAATTGCCAAAGGTTATACTTCTTCAAGGGTGATTCAGATTATGAAGGACTGCGGCATAGAGCACGCAATCATTAATCTTGGAGGCAATGTGCAGGTGCTTGGAACTAAGACTGATGGCTCAGACTGGAGGATTGCCATACAGAATCCTGACAGTGAAAGCAGTTATCTTGGTGTATTAAGCACTGCTGATAAGGCAGTTATAACATCAGGTGGATATGAGAGATATTTTGAGCAGGACGGACAGGTATACCATCATATTATAGACCCACAGACAGGTTATCCATCAGAGAGCGACCTGACCTCGGTTACAATTGTATGCTCTGACGGAACAACAGCAGATGCATTATCAACTGCGCTTTTTGTAATGGGGCTTGATGGTGCGAAAGAGCTGTATAGAAGTGGCTCACTTGATTTTGAGATGATACTTTATGATGGAAGCAAAGTATATATGTCAGAGGGAATAGCTGACAGTTTTTCAACCAATATGAACACGGAAATAATTACCAGACAGCCTTGA
- a CDS encoding FMN-binding protein, with amino-acid sequence MLLIISLIIVSLFIYFLKGSLKKHAGIYYIGAAVISIAVFLLEFLSMPLFVKNNILGIFAKGSLGTAMFVVVMYTGALPKGNKLIAPLMKIRGELSITAAILVLCHNFTYGMTYFKMLFIKPEALSATQLTAAIISLVLIIIMIVLTVTSFQAVRKKMKAKKWKQLQRTAYVFYGLMYVHIMLINIPYARLGLGTYIANVVIYSIVFLGYAAMRIAKAVSVKAARAGKTYGKKPETVLYGLALVICAMMTVSCFAGRQTVSASEDNEEWNDFFNEETVAAMVKEIESSTAKTDAEGTTQESLEESVSSDGQSDSQAGGVGNEVSGNSNNSGSDNVSGNSSGNSSDSGNQSAQPDNGSDNSGELSGGSGSDAPANTKFKADGTYTGSAVCETYNYNVTVTIVISGDTITSVTAESEAGAQDVQYFNMANAKIPAQLLANQSTSGVDAVSGATKSSNAIKKAFYYAYKSAKK; translated from the coding sequence ATGTTATTAATAATATCACTTATAATCGTATCTTTATTCATATATTTTCTTAAAGGTTCACTAAAAAAACACGCGGGTATCTACTATATAGGGGCAGCGGTAATCTCTATTGCAGTATTCCTGCTTGAGTTTCTGTCAATGCCTTTGTTTGTAAAGAACAATATATTAGGAATATTTGCAAAAGGCTCTCTTGGAACGGCAATGTTTGTTGTGGTAATGTACACTGGCGCATTACCTAAGGGCAACAAGCTGATTGCACCGCTTATGAAGATAAGAGGCGAATTGTCAATTACAGCGGCAATACTCGTCCTGTGTCATAATTTCACATATGGAATGACATATTTTAAAATGCTTTTTATTAAGCCGGAGGCATTATCAGCAACACAGCTTACAGCAGCAATAATAAGCCTTGTGCTTATCATAATAATGATTGTGCTTACAGTAACTTCATTTCAGGCTGTAAGAAAGAAGATGAAGGCTAAGAAGTGGAAACAGTTACAGCGCACAGCATACGTATTCTACGGTCTTATGTATGTACATATAATGCTTATCAATATTCCATATGCAAGACTTGGACTTGGTACTTATATTGCAAATGTTGTTATCTACAGCATAGTCTTCTTAGGATATGCAGCTATGAGAATAGCAAAGGCTGTATCAGTAAAGGCAGCAAGAGCCGGAAAGACATACGGTAAGAAACCAGAGACGGTTCTGTATGGACTGGCATTGGTTATATGTGCAATGATGACGGTGTCGTGCTTTGCAGGAAGACAGACAGTGTCGGCATCGGAAGACAATGAGGAATGGAACGATTTCTTTAACGAAGAGACAGTTGCAGCAATGGTCAAAGAGATTGAGAGCAGTACGGCTAAGACAGATGCCGAAGGAACAACACAAGAGAGTCTGGAAGAATCAGTTTCATCGGATGGACAGTCAGACTCACAGGCTGGTGGTGTAGGAAATGAAGTGTCGGGAAATAGCAATAATTCCGGTTCGGATAATGTTTCTGGTAATTCATCAGGTAATAGTTCTGACAGTGGTAATCAGTCAGCTCAGCCGGATAATGGTTCTGACAATAGTGGAGAGCTGAGCGGCGGTTCAGGCAGTGACGCACCGGCTAATACAAAATTTAAAGCAGATGGAACTTATACAGGTTCCGCTGTGTGTGAGACTTATAACTACAATGTAACGGTTACAATAGTCATATCAGGAGATACGATTACATCGGTTACTGCTGAATCAGAAGCGGGTGCGCAGGATGTACAGTATTTTAATATGGCAAATGCAAAGATTCCTGCACAGCTTCTTGCAAACCAGAGTACATCAGGTGTTGATGCAGTATCTGGTGCAACCAAATCAAGCAATGCCATCAAGAAGGCATTTTACTATGCTTATAAATCGGCTAAGAAGTAG
- a CDS encoding PadR family transcriptional regulator, with translation MAGISSDIIRGYNDTIILYLLLDKPSYGYEISKQIKAMTNEKYIVKETTLYSAFTRMEKNGYITSFPGVGENGGKKRTYYQITDEGRLYYQSKCEEWALTKEVIEKFIVKEN, from the coding sequence ATGGCTGGCATCAGCAGCGACATTATACGAGGCTACAACGATACAATTATCCTGTATCTTCTGCTTGATAAGCCGTCTTATGGTTACGAGATTTCTAAGCAGATTAAAGCCATGACCAATGAGAAATATATTGTTAAAGAAACTACTCTTTACTCTGCATTTACACGAATGGAAAAGAACGGATATATTACTTCTTTCCCTGGAGTAGGCGAGAATGGTGGAAAAAAGCGCACCTATTATCAGATTACTGACGAAGGACGGCTGTATTATCAGTCAAAATGTGAAGAGTGGGCTCTTACTAAAGAAGTTATCGAAAAATTTATTGTGAAGGAGAATTAA
- a CDS encoding penicillin-binding Tp47 domain C-containing protein, which yields MRKNIFTKIAAVAAATVLAVTALPALVSDTHAADDEYSYVYAGLTWQEYWANEGVYNAGDVTSSNEKDTHGEYDKGAFDTVTRATTNHGLHRGSYQCMATIDTEDGNKYELAGWSSDGKQMILTDGTQLSYNRGTITNADGSTSKVSSYEVTGIKYVPVKVKTSDLADFEQHYRVVKNGEKLYGGFGENKLSSYEYTAAVNADTNGLKTAVKNADGTYSFSARQTGSGKSFAEQDISVAANITSTVKDATGSYGEFLRVDINGDGYGALGAMMQAVKWTYYGNDATRTNAVATYGTKFAADNWMHKSMGIQLGLTDSARCQLPAGYDGTGYWSLTVYALGYTDTTIDFEATDANIVKIKAPVSDTSKLSAAIAAADALNEADYTAESWAAMKLEYEEAVDALAVAEYQADVDEATEHLTAAINALVKVDAGTPSDSEEPDNTDDSSVEDVPTGDANNMMAYLAAALLALTAGAAVTCRRKIKNVR from the coding sequence ATGAGAAAGAACATTTTTACTAAGATTGCTGCGGTTGCAGCTGCTACTGTTCTTGCTGTAACAGCACTTCCAGCACTTGTGTCAGATACACATGCAGCAGATGATGAGTATTCATATGTATATGCTGGTCTTACATGGCAGGAATACTGGGCTAACGAGGGCGTATATAACGCAGGGGATGTAACATCATCTAATGAGAAGGATACACATGGTGAATATGATAAGGGTGCTTTTGATACAGTAACAAGAGCTACAACTAACCATGGTCTTCACAGAGGAAGCTACCAGTGCATGGCAACAATTGATACAGAAGATGGTAACAAATATGAGCTTGCCGGCTGGAGCAGTGATGGAAAGCAGATGATACTTACAGATGGTACACAGCTTTCATACAACAGAGGCACAATTACTAATGCAGATGGTTCAACATCTAAAGTTTCTTCTTATGAAGTAACTGGTATTAAGTATGTTCCGGTTAAGGTTAAGACATCTGATCTTGCTGATTTTGAGCAGCATTACAGAGTTGTCAAGAATGGCGAAAAGTTATACGGTGGATTTGGTGAGAACAAGCTTAGCTCATATGAGTATACAGCAGCAGTTAATGCAGATACTAACGGACTTAAGACAGCAGTTAAGAATGCAGATGGAACATATTCATTCTCTGCAAGACAGACGGGAAGTGGAAAATCATTTGCAGAGCAGGATATAAGTGTGGCTGCTAACATTACATCTACAGTAAAAGATGCTACAGGTTCATACGGTGAATTCTTAAGAGTTGATATTAATGGTGATGGTTATGGCGCATTAGGTGCTATGATGCAGGCTGTTAAGTGGACATATTATGGAAATGATGCAACAAGAACAAATGCTGTTGCTACATATGGTACTAAATTCGCAGCAGATAACTGGATGCACAAATCAATGGGAATCCAGCTTGGACTTACTGATTCAGCACGCTGCCAGTTACCAGCAGGATATGATGGAACAGGTTACTGGTCACTTACTGTATATGCATTAGGATATACTGATACTACAATTGATTTTGAAGCTACTGATGCTAATATCGTTAAGATTAAAGCACCTGTAAGTGATACATCAAAGCTTTCAGCAGCTATTGCAGCAGCAGATGCACTTAACGAAGCTGATTACACAGCCGAGTCTTGGGCAGCTATGAAGCTTGAGTATGAGGAAGCAGTCGATGCACTTGCAGTTGCAGAATATCAGGCAGATGTTGATGAGGCAACAGAGCATCTTACAGCAGCAATCAATGCATTAGTAAAGGTTGATGCAGGTACACCTTCTGATTCAGAAGAACCGGATAATACAGATGACTCATCTGTAGAAGATGTTCCAACGGGTGATGCAAATAACATGATGGCTTATCTTGCAGCAGCTTTACTTGCTTTAACAGCAGGTGCTGCAGTAACATGCAGACGTAAGATTAAGAATGTAAGATAA
- the rpsI gene encoding 30S ribosomal protein S9, producing MAKKANGKFYGTGRRKSSIARVYLVPGTGNITINKRSLDEYFGLETLKVVVKQPLALTETADKFDVIVNVHGGGYTGQAGAIRHGISRALLQVDSDEYRPSLKKAGFLTRDPRMKERKKYGLKAARRAPQFSKR from the coding sequence GTGGCTAAGAAAGCAAACGGAAAGTTCTACGGAACAGGTAGAAGAAAAAGCAGTATTGCTAGAGTATATTTAGTACCAGGTACAGGTAATATCACAATAAATAAGAGATCACTTGATGAGTATTTCGGTCTTGAGACACTTAAGGTTGTTGTAAAGCAGCCATTAGCTCTCACAGAGACAGCTGACAAGTTCGATGTAATCGTTAACGTACACGGTGGCGGATACACAGGTCAGGCTGGTGCTATCAGACATGGTATCTCTAGAGCACTTCTTCAGGTTGATTCAGACGAGTACCGTCCATCACTTAAGAAGGCTGGTTTCTTAACAAGAGATCCAAGAATGAAGGAAAGAAAGAAGTACGGTCTCAAGGCTGCACGTCGTGCTCCACAGTTCTCAAAGAGATAA